Proteins from a genomic interval of Chroococcidiopsis thermalis PCC 7203:
- the gmd gene encoding GDP-mannose 4,6-dehydratase, whose translation MQKQKRALITGITGQDGSYLSEFLLEQGYEVHGIIRRTSTFNTDRIDHIYEDPHQKGAQLFLHYGDLTDGTTLRRILEEVQPIEIYNLGSQSHVRVSFDSPEYTVDSVGMGTLRLLEAIRDYQHRTGIQVRFYQAGSSEMFGFVQEVPQKETTPFYPRSPYACAKVYAHWQTINYRESYGLFACNGILFNHESPRRGETFVTRKITRAIARIVAGKQKVLYLGNLDAKRDWGYAKDYVRAMWMMLQHPHADDYVIATGETHSVKEFLDLAFSYVNLDWQRYVEFDDRYLRPAEVDLLIGDSTKAQQQLGWKPLITFEQLVALMVEADLRAIGQTSPNCSGTYAIEDIATIRHEMISSHN comes from the coding sequence ATGCAAAAACAAAAGCGCGCGTTAATTACTGGCATCACAGGACAAGATGGCTCTTACCTCAGTGAGTTTTTGCTAGAGCAGGGCTATGAAGTGCATGGTATTATTCGTAGAACCTCTACATTTAATACTGACCGAATCGATCACATCTACGAAGATCCGCACCAGAAGGGAGCGCAGTTATTTTTGCACTATGGAGACTTAACTGATGGCACTACATTACGTCGCATTTTAGAAGAAGTTCAACCAATAGAAATTTATAATTTAGGCTCTCAATCCCACGTGCGGGTGAGTTTTGACTCGCCAGAATATACTGTAGATTCGGTGGGAATGGGAACGCTACGCTTGTTGGAAGCGATTCGCGACTACCAGCATAGAACTGGAATTCAGGTACGGTTCTACCAGGCAGGATCTTCAGAAATGTTTGGTTTTGTGCAGGAAGTACCGCAAAAGGAAACCACACCATTTTATCCACGTAGCCCCTATGCCTGTGCTAAAGTTTACGCCCACTGGCAAACAATCAACTATCGCGAATCATATGGGCTATTTGCTTGTAACGGCATATTGTTTAACCATGAAAGCCCGCGACGAGGAGAAACTTTCGTCACTCGCAAGATTACACGCGCGATCGCTCGGATTGTCGCTGGTAAGCAAAAAGTTCTCTACTTGGGCAATCTAGATGCTAAAAGAGATTGGGGCTATGCCAAGGATTACGTCAGAGCCATGTGGATGATGTTACAGCATCCACATGCAGATGATTACGTCATTGCAACCGGTGAAACCCACTCGGTGAAGGAGTTCCTCGATCTCGCTTTTAGTTATGTCAATCTGGATTGGCAGCGTTATGTGGAATTTGACGATCGCTACCTCAGACCAGCGGAAGTAGACTTGTTGATTGGAGATTCTACCAAGGCACAACAACAACTGGGCTGGAAACCTTTAATAACATTTGAGCAATTAGTAGCCTTAATGGTAGAAGCCGACTTAAGAGCTATAGGTCAAACTTCACCTAACTGTAGTGGTACGTATGCGATCGAGGATATTGCCACGATTCGGCATGAAATGATTTCTTCCCATAACTAA
- a CDS encoding NAD-dependent epimerase/dehydratase family protein: MVTQSRSVLVTGAAGFIGRYVSRYFLRQGWTVIGIDTSSVKHASLLNLSAYYQIHLPDMALGDLLQKHSPQVCIHCAGSASVNLSVTDPAKDFYANTGVTFELLNTLRLNAPDCRFIFLSSAAVYGNPQSLPVSESHSPLPVSPYGFHKWQCEQLCLEFTNVYGLPTASARIFSAYGPGLRRQVVWDIFQKIITQRSPTLQGTGRESRDFIHAIDIAAALFVIATTGSMQGEVYNIGSGREVTIAELVSLVLDTLCYDCNPEFDGVVPTGVPLYWKADTTKLSTLGFDPTVSLEQGISSFASWCRAELVGV, translated from the coding sequence ATGGTTACTCAATCGAGATCGGTTTTAGTAACAGGCGCTGCCGGCTTCATTGGTCGATACGTCTCCCGTTACTTTTTAAGGCAAGGTTGGACTGTTATCGGTATCGATACTTCTTCTGTTAAACATGCTTCCCTACTCAACTTATCAGCCTATTACCAAATTCATCTGCCAGATATGGCATTAGGCGATTTGTTACAAAAACACTCGCCTCAAGTTTGCATTCATTGTGCTGGTAGCGCCTCCGTTAATTTATCTGTTACAGATCCAGCTAAAGACTTCTACGCTAATACAGGAGTGACATTTGAGCTACTTAATACTTTGCGTCTTAATGCTCCAGATTGTCGGTTTATCTTTTTATCGAGTGCAGCAGTTTATGGAAATCCGCAGTCACTACCTGTGAGTGAATCTCATTCTCCTCTGCCAGTTTCACCATATGGATTTCATAAATGGCAGTGCGAACAATTGTGTTTAGAGTTTACCAATGTTTATGGTTTACCAACTGCTAGCGCTAGAATTTTTTCAGCTTACGGTCCTGGTTTACGACGACAGGTAGTCTGGGATATTTTTCAAAAAATCATTACGCAAAGGTCGCCAACGTTACAAGGAACGGGTCGAGAAAGCCGTGATTTTATTCATGCTATTGATATCGCTGCGGCTTTATTTGTTATTGCCACTACTGGCTCTATGCAGGGTGAAGTTTATAATATTGGTAGCGGTCGTGAGGTGACTATTGCAGAGTTAGTAAGTCTAGTTCTAGATACACTGTGCTACGACTGTAATCCGGAGTTTGACGGAGTTGTACCCACAGGTGTACCGCTTTATTGGAAAGCAGATACAACAAAATTAAGTACTTTAGGATTCGATCCAACTGTGAGTTTGGAACAGGGCATTAGCTCTTTTGCAAGCTGGTGTCGTGCGGAGTTAGTAGGGGTATGA
- a CDS encoding GumC family protein, which yields MADTSLDNERLSVEHRVENRANATDLRQLFTVLLRRRLLILSLFCIPLSASSFLALMAKPTYQSSMQLLVSSNLYQGQNSNAQGGVEESDFTDSNLKVDYTAQLSVMTSPKLVERAVELLRPEYPNITVEEINGKPAKVKQSPLKVTQVESGTKTLQTLSQVFEVTFVAGDPIKSQKVLQALQNVYQIYNLEQQKLRLTNGLAFVNEQLPKIRKDVSQAEANLENFRKQNKLLDPEVQAKNLLDALAAVESERRTIRAQFQDQQARYNKLQQQISRSPQQALIASRLSQSPRYQSLLDEIQALDVTLEKLRVQYRDDYPKVQDLLKQRQNLIGLLRTEAGRSADRLPAQLSTTEKSLPKQLQLGDSDRKLVDALVDAQVVWFGLSARDQSLAKSEQQLRSTLLKYPQLLAEYNRLMPEIAINRKTLEQLLQTQQNLGIKIAQGGFNWQIIRDPEPGVYMGTGRIMLLVSGAVFGLVLGIGAAFLLEALDDTIHSCDELQKLSSLPVLGITPKLPNFELKKPSIALPFFKQQSLTSQRIQALNWFPFRESMDLIYQNIQILGSPLSFKSLLLTSALTGEGKSTLAAGMALSVARLQRRVLLIDADLRRSNIHKLLNLSNDRGLSTLLTEEADVRERDCIQSVQPSLDVLTAGPTPTDIVKLLSSHRMKHLIESFEQSYDLVLVDAPPILGLADASIVASLCSGTVVVERLNRVTRFDLNQSLEALSKLNVIGAIINESKECNSRYTVYDGTSQDNLERGFTTNPNLAGRGIF from the coding sequence ATGGCTGATACTAGTCTAGATAACGAGCGACTGTCCGTAGAGCATAGAGTAGAGAATAGAGCCAATGCAACCGATCTTCGGCAACTATTTACAGTTTTACTGCGTCGCCGCCTTTTGATCTTAAGTCTTTTCTGCATTCCTCTGTCCGCCTCAAGCTTTCTGGCACTGATGGCAAAGCCGACATATCAGAGTTCTATGCAGTTGCTAGTCAGCTCTAATCTTTACCAGGGACAAAACAGTAATGCACAAGGAGGAGTAGAGGAGAGTGATTTTACTGACTCAAATCTTAAAGTTGACTACACGGCGCAACTTAGCGTGATGACAAGTCCAAAGCTCGTAGAGAGGGCTGTGGAACTACTTCGTCCTGAGTACCCTAATATTACAGTAGAAGAGATCAACGGCAAACCAGCGAAAGTTAAACAATCACCGCTAAAAGTAACTCAAGTAGAAAGCGGAACAAAAACTTTGCAAACACTCAGTCAAGTTTTTGAAGTAACTTTTGTAGCAGGAGACCCTATTAAGAGTCAAAAAGTTCTTCAAGCACTACAAAATGTCTATCAAATTTATAATTTAGAACAGCAAAAATTACGCCTAACCAATGGACTTGCTTTTGTTAACGAGCAATTGCCCAAAATCCGAAAAGATGTGTCACAGGCTGAGGCGAACCTAGAAAATTTTCGCAAGCAAAATAAACTACTCGACCCAGAAGTACAGGCAAAAAATTTGTTGGATGCACTGGCGGCTGTCGAGAGCGAGCGACGAACAATTCGCGCCCAGTTTCAGGATCAACAAGCTCGCTACAATAAGCTACAGCAGCAAATAAGTCGATCGCCACAACAAGCACTCATTGCCTCTCGTCTCAGCCAATCTCCTCGTTATCAGTCATTACTGGATGAAATTCAAGCACTAGATGTCACTTTAGAAAAGCTGCGGGTGCAATACAGAGACGATTACCCCAAAGTTCAAGATTTACTCAAGCAGCGTCAAAACCTAATTGGTCTATTACGTACGGAAGCAGGGCGCTCTGCGGATCGATTACCTGCCCAACTAAGTACCACAGAAAAATCTCTGCCCAAACAACTACAGCTTGGCGATTCTGACCGGAAGCTAGTTGATGCCTTGGTTGATGCACAGGTAGTTTGGTTTGGTTTGAGTGCCCGCGACCAAAGCCTTGCTAAATCGGAACAGCAACTGCGCTCTACTCTGCTTAAATACCCACAACTATTAGCAGAGTACAACCGTCTCATGCCAGAAATTGCGATCAATCGAAAAACCCTGGAGCAACTTCTCCAGACGCAACAAAATTTGGGGATTAAAATTGCGCAGGGCGGATTTAACTGGCAAATCATCCGAGATCCCGAACCTGGCGTATACATGGGAACTGGCAGAATAATGCTTTTGGTATCAGGGGCAGTATTTGGTTTAGTTTTGGGTATTGGAGCTGCCTTTCTTCTTGAAGCACTCGATGATACAATTCACTCTTGCGACGAACTACAGAAACTGAGTTCCCTACCTGTATTAGGTATTACACCAAAATTACCAAACTTTGAGCTTAAGAAGCCGTCGATCGCTCTACCTTTCTTCAAACAGCAAAGTTTAACCTCTCAACGAATACAAGCATTAAACTGGTTTCCTTTCCGCGAGTCGATGGATCTGATATATCAAAACATTCAAATCTTAGGCTCGCCCCTATCCTTCAAGTCTTTGTTACTAACTTCAGCACTGACTGGTGAGGGTAAGTCAACACTGGCTGCGGGTATGGCACTGAGTGTAGCCCGTTTACAACGGCGAGTTCTCCTAATTGATGCGGATCTACGACGCTCCAATATTCACAAACTACTGAATCTATCTAACGATCGAGGGTTATCTACACTATTGACTGAAGAAGCAGATGTACGGGAGCGGGATTGCATTCAATCTGTGCAACCTTCACTGGATGTTTTGACGGCAGGACCAACACCAACAGATATAGTTAAGCTATTAAGCTCTCATCGCATGAAGCATCTAATCGAGTCTTTTGAACAATCTTACGATTTGGTACTCGTAGATGCTCCTCCTATATTGGGATTGGCGGATGCCAGCATTGTTGCATCACTCTGTAGTGGTACTGTGGTAGTCGAACGCCTCAATCGCGTGACTCGATTTGACCTCAATCAATCTTTAGAAGCCTTAAGTAAGCTGAACGTTATTGGAGCCATAATTAATGAGTCTAAGGAGTGTAACAGTAGGTACACTGTATATGACGGGACTTCCCAGGACAATCTAGAGCGGGGTTTTACAACTAACCCTAATTTAGCAGGTAGAGGAATTTTCTAG